One window from the genome of Nicotiana sylvestris chromosome 9, ASM39365v2, whole genome shotgun sequence encodes:
- the LOC104231935 gene encoding zinc finger A20 and AN1 domain-containing stress-associated protein 4-like: protein MEQNDAGCQAPQAPTLCVNNCGFFGTATTMNMCSKCYKDMMFKQEQAELAASSIESFVNGSSSATAKAVDVAVGVQEGPAESLVIPKQVVCVPPENDNVEKAKVGPNRCNTCRKRVGLTGFNCRCGHLFCSAHRYSDKHDCPYDYHKAAQDAIAKANPVVKAEKLEKI from the coding sequence ATGGAGCAAAATGACGCAGGCTGCCAAGCTCCTCAAGCTCCTACCCTTTGTGTTAACAATTGTGGGTTTTTTGGAACTGCAACAACAATGAACATGTGCTCAAAGTGCTACAAGGACATGATGTTTAAGCAAGAACAAGCTGAACTTGCTGCTTCATCTATTGAGAGCTTTGTGAATGGAAGTTCAAGCGCCACTGCAAAAGCTGTTGATGTTGCTGTGGGGGTTCAGGAAGGTCCAGCAGAGTCCCTGGTAATACCCAAACAAGTTGTATGTGTACCACCAGAGAACGATAATGTAGAGAAGGCTAAAGTGGGGCCAAACCGGTGCAATACCTGTAGGAAACGAGTTGGTTTGACTGGCTTCAATTGCCGATGTGGGCATCTTTTCTGCTCAGCCCATCGCTACTCTGACAAGCATGACTGTCCCTATGATTATCACAAGGCTGCTCAAGATGCTATTGCGAAAGCCAACCCAGTTGTTAAGGCTGAAAAGCTTGAAAAAATATAA